In Triticum aestivum cultivar Chinese Spring chromosome 5B, IWGSC CS RefSeq v2.1, whole genome shotgun sequence, the following proteins share a genomic window:
- the LOC123113718 gene encoding histone H1-like, whose amino-acid sequence MSTDVAADVPAPEVEVTADPVVETTAEAAAGDAKPAKETKAKAAKAKKPSAPRKPRATPAHPTYAEMVSEAITALKERTGSSQYAIAEFVEDKHKAHLPGNFRKILSVQLKKLVASGKLTKVKASYKLSAAAAKPKPAAKKKPAAKKKAPAKKTATKTKAKAPAKKAAAKPKAKAPAKTKAAAKPKAAAKPKAKAPAKTKAAAKPKAAAKPKARPAKAAKTSAKDAPGKKAPAAAAPKKPAARKAPTKRSTPVKKAAPAKKAAPAKKAPAAKKAKK is encoded by the exons ATGTCGACCGACGTGGCCGCCGATGTCCCGGCCCCTGAGGTGGAGGTGACCGCCGACCCCGTCGTGGAGACCACGGCCGAGGCCGCCGCCGGCGACGCGAAGCCGGCCAAGGAGACCAAGGCCAAGGCGGCCAAGGCCAAGAAGCCCTCCGCCCCGAGGAAGCCCCGCGCTACCCCCGCCCACCCGACCTACGCCGAG ATGGTTTCGGAGGCCATCACCGCCCTGAAGGAGCGGACGGGGTCGAGCCAGTACGCCATCGCCGAGTTCGTCGAGGACAAGCACAAGGCGCACCTCCCCGGCAACTTCCGCAAGATCCTGTCGGTGCAGCTCAAGAAGCTGGTCGCCTCCGGCAAGCTGACCAAGGTCAAGGCCTCCTACAAGCTGTCGGCCGCCGCGGCCAAGCCCAAGCCGGCGGCAAAGAAGAAGCCCGCGGCGAAGAAGAAGGCGCCAGCCAAGAAGACCGCCACCAAGACCAAGGCCAAGGCGCCCGCCAAGAAGGCCGCCGCcaagcccaaggccaaggccccAGCGAAAACCAAGGCCGCCGCGAAGCCCAAGGCTGCCGCcaagcccaaggccaaggccccCGCCAAGACCAAGGCCGCCGCGAAGCCCAAGGCTGCCGCCAAGCCCAAGGCCCGCCCAGCCAAGGCTGCCAAGACCTCGGCCAAGGACGCGCCAGGGAAGAAGGCGCCCGCCGCCGCGGCGCCCAAGAAGCCTGCCGCCAGGAAGGCGCCCACCAAGAGATCCACGCCGGTGAAGAAGGCCGCGCCCGCCAAGAAGGCAGCGCCAGCCAAGAAGGCccccgccgccaagaaggccaagaagtAG